In Camelus bactrianus isolate YW-2024 breed Bactrian camel chromosome 10, ASM4877302v1, whole genome shotgun sequence, a genomic segment contains:
- the PHLDA2 gene encoding pleckstrin homology-like domain family A member 2 translates to MKTPGEVLREGELEKRSDSLFQLWKKKRGVLTPDRLSLFPTGPGARPKELRFHSILKVDCVERTGKYVYFTIVTTDRKEIDFRCAGESCWNAAITLALIDFQNRRALQDFRSRQERAAPAAQPETRTARAP, encoded by the coding sequence ATGAAGACCCCCGGCGAGGTGCTGCGTGAGGGCGAGCTGGAGAAGCGAAGCGACAGCCTTTTCCAGCTGTGGAAGAAGAAGCGCGGCGTACTCACCCCCGACCGCCTGAGCCTGTTCCCCACCGGTCCCGGCGCGCGCCCAAAGGAGCTGCGCTTCCACTCCATCCTCAAGGTGGACTGCGTGGAGCGCACGGGCAAGTACGTCTACTTCACCATCGTCACCACCGACCGCAAGGAGATCGACTTCCGCTGCGCGGGCGAGAGCTGCTGGAACGCGGCCATCACGCTGGCGCTCATCGACTTCCAGAACCGCCGCGCCCTGCAGGACTTCCGCAGCCGCCAGGAGCGCGCCGCGCCCGCCGCGCAGCCCGAGACCCGGACGGCCCGCGCGCCCTGA